Proteins from one Pseudoliparis swirei isolate HS2019 ecotype Mariana Trench chromosome 22, NWPU_hadal_v1, whole genome shotgun sequence genomic window:
- the si:ch211-225p5.8 gene encoding sodium channel subunit beta-1, whose translation MICLLTLLVVFNLFVSQCHGACAEVDSMTEAVAGEGFLLGCISCKRREEVSARTTVDWHFKPLGEEEFRHIFHYAHPNAEILHEDFSDRLEWQGTKTRDIQIGAIYIHNVIFNDTGTYRCTFNRVLSLRQHDEHVTVEKEVELNVVAVANRELRVVIAEIMMYVVIVVLQLWLILVLVYCYKKISEEREARDARKALKDQAALLESKEICDEVQVE comes from the exons ATGATTTGCCTCTTGACTCTTTTAGTTGTCTTCAATCTTTTCG TGTCTCAGTGTCATGGCGCCTGTGCGGAGGTGGACTCCATGACTGAAGCCGTGGCGGGAGAAGGTTTCCTGCTGGGCTGCATCTCCtgcaagaggagagaggaggtgtcgGCCCGGACCACCGTGGACTGGCACTTCAAACcgctgggggaggaggagttcaGGCAT ATTTTCCACTATGCCCACCCCAATGCTGAAATCCTCCATGAAGATTTCAGCGACCGCCTCGAGTGGCAAGGGACAAAAACCAGAGACATCCAGATAGGAGCCATTTACATTCATAACGTCATCTTCAATGACACGGGGACGTACCGCTGCACATTCAACCGCGTCCTCTCCCTGCGGCAGCACGATGAGCACGTCACTgtggagaaggaggtggagctCAACGTGGTGGCCGTAG CCAATCGGGAGCTGAGAGTGGTGATCGCGGAGATTATGATGTACGTGGTGATCGTGGTTCTGCAGCTGTGGCTCattctggttctggtctacTGTTACAAGAAGATTTCGGAGGAGCGCGAAGCTCGAGATGCCCGTAAAGCTCTCAAGGATCAGGCAGC GCTGTTAGAATCAAAAGAGATCTGTGACGAAGTGCAGGTGGAGTGA
- the LOC130213210 gene encoding uncharacterized protein LOC130213210: MPIPAAADSRSLKGSCSSLKVQQRSGMPHINATELQSLLLSFLQHCLNGTSLLSPQLHQNSTAQPAVHHVAGPRAHAQSHGMMYILLVVGMFSFFTFGIMFSYIRSKKLESSQDPYHQYIAQDWTKVSAPSRAVARALHRDAAGDAAGSQEPVVIRNPAALEQLEDDTQKNDSICVGGSFLSALNLSGQTEVKHLHVEHRAICRPFDDMTPTRGG, encoded by the exons ATGCCAATCCCAGCGGCAGCTGATTCCAGATCCTTGAAAGGTAG TTGCAGTTCGCTGAAGGTCCAGCAGAGGTCAGGCATGCCGCACATCAACGCCACCGAGCTGCAGTCGCTGCTGCTCTCTTTCCTGCAGCACTGCCTCAACGGCACAAGCCTCCTGTCTCCACAGTTGCATCAGAACTCCACTGCGCAGCCGGCCGTGCACCACGTGGCCGGACCCAGGGCCCACGCTCAGTCCCATGGCATGATGTACATCCTCCTGGTGGTCGGCATGTTCAGCTTCTTCACGTTCGGCATCATGTTCAGCTACATTCGCTCCAAGAAGCTGGAGAGCTCTCAGGATCCGTACCACCAGTACATCGCCCAGGACTGGACCAAGGTGTCCGCTCCGTCCAGGGCCGTCGCTCGGGCGCTTCACAGGGACGCCGCGGGGGACGCAGCCGGCAGCCAGGAGCCCGTCGTCATCCGCAACCCCGCAGCACTGGAGCAGCTGGAAGAcgacactcaaaaaaacgattcaa TCTGTGTTGGCGGCTCCTTTCTCAGCGCGCTCAACCTCTCGGGACAAACAGAAGTGAAGCATTTGCATGTGGAGCATCG CGCCATCTGTCGTCCGTTTGACGACATGACACCGaccagaggaggatga
- the LOC130187963 gene encoding gastrula zinc finger protein XlCGF17.1-like yields METDADGDDCGGQEPARNSDPNMKEKTGDSSEPDPDDWKETREPQSGLNSLNNADVHAIDPNCISGEKPLSCSECGERFHLEGDLEKHMRIHKREKPFSCSVCDKTWRCKSLLKRQMLTHTGEKTFSCSVCNTSFTDRGHLKEHKLTHTGEKPFSCSVCSTSFTKKGNLKEHMLTHTGEKPFSCSVCNTSFTQRGNLKKHMLTHTGEKPFSCSVCSTSFTKKGNLKEHMVTHTGEKPFSCSVCQTSFALRAPLKRHMLTHTVEKPFSCSQCKNTIIQREHLKGHMRVRNLSRIAHLYTDT; encoded by the coding sequence ATGGAAACAGATgctgatggagatgattgtggcGGACAAGAACCAGCCAGGAACTCGGATCCAAATATGAAAGAgaagactggagactcttctgaACCCGATCCTGATGATTGgaaggagaccagagaacctcagtCAGGTTTAAACTCTCTGAATAATGCTGACGTCCATGCCATTGATCCAAACTGTATTTCTGGTGAGAAACCATTAAGCTGCTCTGAATGTGGGGAAAGATTTCACCTCGAGGGAGATttggagaaacacatgagaatccACAaaagagagaaaccattcagctgCTCAGTTTGCGATAAAACATGGAGATGCAAGTCACTCCTAAAGAGACaaatgttaactcacacaggagaaaaAACATTCAGCTGCTCCGTCTGTAACACATCTTTTACAGATAGGGGTCATTTAAAGGAACACAAGTTAActcacacgggagagaaaccattcagctgCTCCGTCTGTAGCACATCTTTTACAAAGAAGGGTAATTTAAAggaacacatgttaactcacacgggagagaaaccattcagctgCTCCGTCTGTAACACATCTTTTACACAGAGGGGTAAtttaaagaaacacatgttaactcacacaggagagaaaccattcagctgCTCCGTCTGTAGCACATCTTTTACAAAGAAGGGTAATTTAAAGGAACACATGGTAActcacacgggagagaaaccattcagctgCTCCGTCTGTCAAACATCTTTTGCACTGAGGGCacctttaaagagacacatgttaactcacacagtagagaaaccgttcagctgctcacAGTGTAAGAACACTATTATACAGAGGGAACATttaaagggtcacatgagagtaAGAAATCTTTCACGTATCGCTCATCTTTACACAGACACATGA
- the LOC130187947 gene encoding cathepsin S-like has protein sequence MTPTTQGLMLGSLLLVSLCVGALAVFDRRLDVHWELWKKTNEKKYQNEVEHVRRRELWEMNLMLITKHNLEASMGLHSYELGMNHMGDLTTEEILQPYAALSPPDDLQRAPSPFAGTSGAGAPDSVDWREKGRVTSVKDQGSCGSCWAFSAVGALEGLLAKTTGKLVDLSPQNLMDCSGKYGNHGCNGGYIHKAFQYVIDNRGIDSEAAYPYRAATQQCRYNAAHRVANCSGYSLLPRGDEGAMKEALATIGPLSVAIDASHRKFHFYKSGLYDNPNCTKKTNHGVLAVGYGAQNGDDYWLVKNSWGASFGERGYIRMSRNKKNQCGIAQHISYPTM, from the exons ATGACTCCGACCACTCAAG gccTGATGTTGGGGAGCCTGCTGCTCGTCAGCCTGTGCGTCGGGGCGCTGGCCGTCTTTGACCGCCGGCTGGACGTCCACTGGGAACTGTGGAAGAAGACGAATGAGAAAAAGTACCAAAACGAG GTGGAGCATGTGCGCCGCCGGGAATTGTGGGAGATGAACCTGATGCTCATCACCAAGCACAACCTGGAGGCCTCGATGGGGCTCCACTCCTACGAGCTGGGCATGAACCACATGGGAGACCTG ACGACAGAGGAGATCCTTCAGCCTTACGCCGCGCTCAGTCCCCCCGATGACCTCCAGAGGGCGCCGTCTCCCTTCGCGGGCACATCCGGCGCGGGCGCCCCAGACAGCGTGGACTGGAGAGAGAAGGGCCGCGTCACCAGCGtcaaggaccag GGTTCTTGTGGCTCCTGCTGGGCCTTCAGCGCCGTGGGGGCCCTGGAGGGCCTGTTAGCCAAGACCACCGGGAAGCTGGTGGACCTCAGCCCCCAAAACCTGATGGACTGCTCGGGCAAGTACGGAAACCACGGCTGCAACGGCGGCTACATACACAAAGCCTTCCAGTACGTCATCGACAACCGGGGCATCGACTCGGAGGCCGCGTACCCGTACAGAGCAGCG ACACAGCAGTGCCGCTACAACGCCGCGCACCGCGTCGCCAACTGCTCCGGGTACAGCCTCCTGCCCCGAGGAGACGAGGGCGCCATGAAGGAGGCGCTCGCCACCATCGGACCTCTTTCTGTGGCGATCGACGCCTCGCATCGCAAATTCCACTTCTACAAGAGCG GACTGTACGATAACCCGAACTGCACCAAGAAGACGAACCACGGCGTGCTGGCGGTCGGCTACGGCGCCCAGAACGGAGACGACTACTGGCTGGTCAAGAACAG CTGGGGGGCCTCTTTCGGGGAGCGGGGCTACATCCGGATGTCCCGCAACAAGAAGAACCAGTGTGGCATCGCTCAGCACATCAGCTACCCCACCATGTag